A genomic window from Streptomyces sp. HUAS YS2 includes:
- a CDS encoding RDD family protein produces MREIDLFNSMPSGGDLGRFQAASGARAGSPAGLMPRCAATAIDLVIGVAVILVPLVGLDRILTAAGVADGEAGVIWLATAALWVAAFFLLYSPLSVSRWGATPGKRALRLEVVRFETGERIGYGSAFARHLTNLAVTGIPVLCVANLSAINLSKDRRGMHDKAAGSAVIHRR; encoded by the coding sequence ATGCGCGAAATCGACCTGTTCAACTCCATGCCCTCCGGCGGCGACCTCGGTCGGTTCCAGGCGGCTTCGGGGGCCCGTGCCGGCTCTCCGGCGGGTCTCATGCCGCGCTGCGCCGCAACTGCCATCGATCTGGTCATCGGTGTCGCGGTGATTCTCGTTCCGCTGGTCGGCCTCGACCGGATTCTCACGGCCGCCGGTGTCGCCGACGGTGAAGCCGGTGTGATCTGGCTCGCGACCGCCGCCCTCTGGGTAGCGGCCTTCTTCCTGCTCTACTCCCCGCTGAGCGTGTCGCGCTGGGGCGCGACTCCCGGCAAGCGGGCCCTGCGCCTCGAAGTGGTGCGCTTCGAGACCGGCGAGCGTATCGGTTACGGCTCGGCGTTCGCCCGGCACCTTACGAACCTCGCGGTGACCGGCATCCCGGTGCTGTGTGTCGCCAACCTCTCGGCGATCAACCTCAGCAAGGACCGCCGTGGCATGCACGACAAGGCTGCGGGCAGCGCGGTGATCCACCGCCGGTGA
- a CDS encoding pentapeptide repeat-containing protein, whose product MLPGLAALVALVFTWLSVGQTNKDLQISEQGQITNRFNAAITNLGSASLDVRLGGVYALQRIMQDSPRDQPTVVSVLSAFVRQHASVPVSGFRPAGEYRPATDVAAVVSVLGDRPAGREVSQDGKPLYRVDLSGADLGGLEREVGLTEGGVPRRVNFRFADFTGADLRDAGLENFDLSGASLDHANMAGVKLPNADLRRAFLGGANLTDALLGAADLTGADLDGANLHNAHLSRAEEASETSAADSSADLTGAHLIGADLSAADLRGVLLIGADLTGADLAGADLRGANLTGADLSNADLTGAKLAGAELSGAILRGARGVPPGSSGGSP is encoded by the coding sequence ATGCTGCCGGGGCTGGCTGCGCTGGTCGCGTTGGTGTTCACGTGGCTGTCGGTCGGTCAGACGAACAAGGATCTGCAGATCTCCGAGCAGGGACAGATCACCAACCGGTTCAACGCCGCTATCACCAATCTGGGGTCGGCGTCGTTGGACGTGCGTCTGGGGGGTGTCTACGCGCTGCAGCGCATCATGCAGGACTCTCCTCGAGATCAGCCCACTGTGGTGTCGGTGTTGTCCGCGTTCGTGCGTCAGCACGCTTCCGTTCCGGTCAGTGGCTTCAGACCGGCAGGGGAGTACCGACCTGCGACCGACGTTGCGGCTGTGGTTTCGGTGCTGGGCGATCGGCCTGCCGGCCGGGAGGTGAGCCAGGACGGGAAGCCGCTGTACCGGGTCGATCTGAGCGGCGCTGATCTCGGCGGCCTGGAGCGTGAGGTGGGGCTCACGGAAGGCGGCGTGCCCAGACGCGTCAACTTCCGCTTCGCGGACTTCACCGGGGCGGACCTCCGGGACGCGGGCCTTGAGAATTTCGACCTCTCGGGCGCGTCCCTCGACCACGCGAACATGGCTGGCGTGAAGCTGCCGAACGCGGACCTGCGGCGTGCATTCCTCGGGGGCGCGAACTTGACCGACGCGCTTCTGGGTGCGGCCGACTTGACCGGCGCGGACCTCGACGGAGCGAACCTTCACAACGCGCACCTGAGCAGGGCCGAGGAGGCCAGCGAGACCAGTGCTGCCGACTCGAGCGCCGACTTGACCGGTGCGCACCTGATCGGGGCTGACCTCAGCGCTGCGGATCTGCGCGGCGTGCTCCTGATCGGAGCGGACTTGACTGGCGCGGACCTGGCCGGCGCCGACCTGCGCGGCGCGAACCTGACCGGTGCTGACCTGAGCAACGCGGACTTGACCGGTGCGAAGCTGGCGGGCGCAGAACTCTCGGGCGCGATCCTCCGAGGCGCACGCGGAGTGCCTCCTGGCAGTAGTGGCGGCTCGCCGTGA
- a CDS encoding LysR substrate-binding domain-containing protein, producing MRYFVAVAEELHFGRAATRLHMSQPPLSRAIKRLEADVGAPLFVRSPAGVTLTPVGTVLLDEARDLLDHADRVGVRVSAAAGTAIITVGILGDGTDPGVARLAAAFRRSHPGIDIRVRDTDLTDPTCGLRTGLVDVALTRAPFDETALTVRVLQTDPVGVVLRADDPLASRDRLSLADLGGRRWFRFPQGTDPIWQSYWNGGERREGPVVRAVQECLQAVVWNGTVGLAPLGHDLPAELALVPLVDMAPSRVVVAWNEGSTNPLIRSFVEIATAAYRP from the coding sequence TTGCGCTACTTCGTCGCGGTCGCCGAGGAGCTCCACTTCGGCAGAGCCGCCACCCGACTGCACATGAGCCAACCGCCGCTGAGCCGGGCGATCAAGCGGTTGGAGGCCGACGTCGGTGCCCCGCTGTTCGTCCGCTCGCCCGCCGGCGTCACGCTCACACCGGTGGGTACGGTTCTTCTCGACGAAGCACGGGACCTGCTCGACCACGCCGACCGCGTCGGTGTACGGGTGAGCGCGGCGGCCGGTACCGCGATCATCACCGTCGGCATCCTGGGCGACGGTACCGACCCGGGAGTGGCGCGGCTGGCCGCCGCCTTCCGCCGAAGCCACCCGGGCATCGACATCCGCGTCCGAGACACCGATCTGACCGACCCCACCTGCGGGCTGCGTACCGGACTCGTCGACGTCGCCTTGACCCGGGCACCGTTCGACGAGACTGCCCTGACGGTGCGTGTGCTGCAGACCGATCCGGTCGGGGTGGTCCTGCGCGCCGACGATCCGCTGGCCAGCCGCGACCGGCTGAGCCTGGCCGATCTGGGTGGGCGCCGCTGGTTCCGGTTCCCACAGGGCACCGACCCCATCTGGCAGTCGTACTGGAACGGCGGCGAGCGGCGCGAGGGCCCGGTGGTCCGTGCCGTCCAGGAATGCCTGCAGGCCGTGGTGTGGAACGGCACGGTCGGCCTGGCCCCGCTCGGGCACGACCTGCCCGCGGAGCTGGCCTTGGTGCCTTTGGTCGACATGGCGCCGAGCAGAGTGGTGGTGGCGTGGAACGAAGGCAGCACCAACCCGTTGATCCGGTCCTTCGTCGAGATCGCAACAGCCGCGTACCGCCCCTGA
- the abc-f gene encoding ribosomal protection-like ABC-F family protein — protein MHARAQLAMKDVSKAFGDRSVLDQVTLTVRPGERAGVIGENGSGKSTFLRLLAGLEQPDTGEVTVAFPGGTGHLAQTLDLDPALTVQDAVDEALADLRELERLLHEAEGNLTDAAALDAYGELLTAFEERGGYEADARVTAAMYGLGLAHVTADRVLGTLSGGERSRLALACILAAQPELLLLDEPTNHLDRDAVDWLAGQLRAHRGTLVAVTHDRDFLERVTTVILEVDRDTRSITRYGDGWSGYRTAKAAARARWEQRHQEWLTELAQTERLVASAGERLAASGKDPGEGFGKHRRSHEAKLGGQVRAARQQLWKLQQSPVPAPPKPLRFTAALKTAGPEADPVLLAGVTVGGRLHVEDLAVAPGGRLLVTGPNGAGKTTLLRVLAGDLEPGTGSTRLSARIGYLPQELPAAPIRLPLLDAFAAGRPGPAEEHAEELLALGLFREDDLAVPVLALSVGQQRRLALARLVTRPVDLLVLDEPTNHVALSLVEELEQALAHYPGTVVAVSHDPGFRAGFAGEELRLQAGRIQ, from the coding sequence ATGCACGCACGCGCCCAACTGGCGATGAAAGACGTCTCCAAAGCCTTTGGTGACCGCTCCGTCCTGGACCAGGTCACCCTCACGGTCCGCCCCGGCGAACGGGCGGGGGTGATCGGCGAGAACGGCTCCGGCAAGTCCACCTTCCTGCGCCTGCTGGCCGGCCTGGAGCAGCCCGACACCGGCGAGGTCACCGTCGCGTTCCCCGGCGGCACCGGCCACCTCGCCCAGACCCTTGACCTCGACCCCGCCCTCACCGTCCAGGACGCCGTCGACGAGGCGCTCGCCGACCTGCGCGAACTGGAGCGGCTCCTGCACGAGGCCGAAGGGAACCTGACCGATGCGGCCGCCCTCGATGCGTACGGCGAGTTGCTCACCGCGTTCGAGGAACGCGGCGGCTACGAGGCCGACGCGCGCGTGACGGCCGCTATGTACGGGCTGGGCCTGGCCCACGTCACCGCGGACCGGGTGCTGGGCACCTTGTCGGGCGGGGAACGTTCCCGCCTGGCGCTGGCCTGCATACTGGCCGCGCAGCCTGAGTTGTTGCTGCTGGACGAGCCGACCAACCACCTCGACCGCGACGCCGTCGACTGGCTGGCCGGGCAGCTGCGCGCCCACCGCGGCACCCTGGTCGCCGTCACCCACGACCGCGACTTCCTCGAGCGGGTGACGACCGTGATCCTGGAGGTCGACCGCGACACCCGCTCGATCACCCGCTACGGCGACGGCTGGTCCGGCTACCGCACTGCCAAGGCCGCCGCCCGGGCACGCTGGGAGCAGCGCCATCAGGAGTGGCTGACCGAGCTGGCTCAGACGGAGAGGCTCGTCGCTTCCGCGGGCGAGCGGCTGGCCGCGAGCGGCAAGGACCCGGGGGAGGGCTTCGGCAAGCACCGTCGTTCCCACGAGGCCAAGCTCGGCGGTCAGGTGCGTGCGGCCCGGCAGCAGTTGTGGAAGCTGCAGCAGTCGCCCGTGCCCGCCCCGCCTAAGCCGCTGCGCTTCACCGCGGCTCTGAAGACCGCAGGTCCCGAGGCCGATCCCGTTCTGCTGGCCGGTGTCACCGTCGGAGGCCGACTTCACGTCGAGGACCTGGCCGTCGCTCCGGGCGGGCGACTGCTCGTCACCGGCCCCAACGGAGCGGGCAAGACCACCCTGCTGCGCGTACTGGCCGGTGACCTGGAGCCCGGCACCGGCAGCACGAGGCTCTCGGCCCGCATCGGCTACCTGCCGCAGGAGCTGCCCGCGGCACCCATTCGGCTCCCACTGCTCGATGCCTTCGCGGCCGGCCGGCCCGGCCCGGCCGAGGAGCACGCCGAGGAGCTGCTGGCCCTCGGTCTCTTCCGCGAGGACGACCTGGCAGTCCCCGTGCTCGCGCTCTCCGTGGGGCAGCAACGACGCCTGGCACTGGCCCGGCTCGTGACACGCCCGGTGGACCTTTTGGTCCTGGACGAGCCGACCAACCACGTGGCGCTGTCCCTGGTCGAGGAGCTGGAGCAGGCCCTGGCCCACTACCCGGGTACCGTCGTCGCGGTCTCGCACGACCCCGGCTTCCGCGCCGGTTTCGCCGGGGAGGAACTGCGCCTGCAGGCAGGCCGAATCCAGTAG
- a CDS encoding helix-turn-helix domain-containing protein, giving the protein MTTPPGLRERKKQATREALREAALRLAVERGPDQVRVEDIAEAAGVSPRTYNNYFASREQAIVSAVTADREARIAAAVAARPAGVRLADAVTEAVVEQYTNTSGEREQQALLLITTHTALRDAFLDATAGIEPSLTAVLAERLGDAGTHTARVLAASVAAAVRIALESWLRPAGTAGAAGSFGAGGLVVPSGSLPDQLRATLAPLAPAFDAAERHTRP; this is encoded by the coding sequence GTGACGACACCACCAGGGCTGCGCGAGCGGAAGAAGCAAGCAACACGCGAGGCGCTGCGCGAGGCGGCCTTGCGTCTGGCCGTTGAGCGCGGACCGGACCAGGTGCGGGTCGAGGACATCGCCGAGGCGGCCGGGGTCTCGCCGCGCACCTACAACAACTACTTCGCCAGCCGCGAGCAGGCGATCGTCTCCGCTGTCACCGCGGACCGCGAGGCGCGGATCGCGGCCGCGGTCGCGGCCCGGCCTGCAGGTGTGCGGCTGGCTGACGCCGTCACCGAAGCTGTGGTCGAGCAGTACACGAACACCAGCGGTGAGCGCGAACAGCAGGCGCTACTGCTGATCACCACCCACACCGCGCTTCGCGACGCGTTCCTCGATGCCACCGCCGGCATCGAGCCCTCTCTCACGGCGGTGCTCGCCGAGCGCCTGGGTGACGCCGGAACGCACACAGCCCGCGTTCTCGCAGCGAGCGTGGCCGCGGCAGTGCGCATCGCATTGGAAAGCTGGCTCCGACCGGCCGGGACCGCAGGGGCCGCCGGGAGTTTCGGCGCCGGAGGACTCGTCGTGCCCTCCGGCTCACTGCCCGACCAGCTCCGCGCGACCCTGGCCCCGCTCGCGCCCGCGTTCGACGCCGCCGAGCGACACACCCGGCCGTGA